The Bacillus zhangzhouensis region TTTTGACCGGGTTGGAGCTCACATTGTGATCTATCCTTCGATTGCCCTTTTTGCCATAGGATTATGGATGCTGACAGCGACACATTCAGCCACAATGCTTCTTCTATCAGGCGCTGTGATTGGACTTGGCTACGGATCGCTGGTGCCATGTTTACAAACACTTGCGATTCAGCACTCACCAGCTCATCGTACGGGATATGCGACGGCCACTTTCTTCACCCTTTATGATACGGGTATTGCTGCTGGCTCATTTGTCTTTGGACTCCTTGTCAGCTTCACAGACTTTTCAAATGTGTACCTCATTGCGGGTATTGTTGTCTTACTGAGTATGGGCGTTTTTTATTGGAGCGAACGAAAACCCCAGAAAGCAAAAGCACAAAAGGTCTCCCTTTCAGAATAAAGGATACTATTTTAAACTTCGACGGAAACATGCTAAAATATAGGATATTTCAAATAGAGCATACAGGCTTTTTTTGAAAATAGTTGGCAATAAGCGAAAGTATAGGTGATGTTTTGAATTACGAATTGTTTAAAGTTATACACGGGATGGCTCACCATTCTGAGTTTTTAGATCAGGCCATGATATTTATTACGAAAAAGGCCATTCTTGTGTATGCCCTTGTCTTATTGATTTGCTGGTTTTTAGGGAATCACAACTTTAAGAAGCATGTCTTCTTTTCCGGTGTAACAGGCATTGCAGCACTTATCGTCAACTTTGCCATTACATTGTTTCATTATGAAGAGCGGCCGTTTGTGGCGCATAAAGTCGACACACTCATCCCGCACTCAGCAGACGCTTCCTTCCCAAGTGACCATACAACAGGTGCATTGGCTCTTTCATTAGCCATTCGATCACGTAATAAAAAGCTCGGCAACATCTTGCTCGTCTTTGGATTACTCACAGGATTCTCCCGCATCTGGGTCGGCCATCATTATCCATTCGATGTTTTAGGCAGCTTGGTCGTATCGATTGTGGTTGTCTTTATCATGAATAAATTATGGAAGTTCTTAGACTCTCCTATTGATCGTATCGTGACATTTTACGAGACAATTGTAGGGGAAATTCTCAGAAGGAAGACAAAGGATCAAGGCTCAGACCTGTCCAACTCTTAAGCGGCCTTGCGATAACGTGATGAAGATTTTTCTTCCACTTATCCCGCCGCTTTTTTTATTGTCTGTCTCCCTCTCACCATACTTGAAAAATAAAGACTGACACCAATGCCAATAAGAGAAATGATGATCAACGTCCAGCCTAACTGCACAAAATGAGAACCAGCAATTTCATCTCCAAACAGCATGCCAAGCACAGCAGACGATAGAATAGAACCAAGGTAGCGGCACGTTTGAAAGAGTCCAGAGGACGTGCCAATCATTTGCTGAGGACTTGCCTTGAGCATCGCAGCTTGAAGCGCAACATTCCCAATCCCATAACTGAGCCCAAGCAGCGCTAAAACCAATCCTTTCCCCCATAATGGTGCAGGAATAAAAAAGAAAGTCATTGCAGACGCTCCAGCCAGCATCAATACTGCACTCGCTAAAACTGGATGGTGTTCATCCCCACAATCCACCCACTTTCCTGTCAGCGGCGACACAATCATGCTCACCCCAGACATACACAGCATAAAAAGACCCGTCATCTCCACACGCCAGCCTAATTCATCCTGAAAATAACTCGGCAAACCAAAAAAGAGGCAATAGAAAAAGATATTTAAGATGATAAATTGCACATACACAAGTGACAGCCGCTGCTCCTCCCTGAACATCCGTATTTGAATAAACGGTTCATCCACCTGATGCTCCCACCAGATAAAAGTGCCTGCACTCAGGAGACAAAGAATGCCTTGAACATATTGAATGCTATCGCTCAGTGATAATAGAAATGAAAGCAGGAGAACAATGCAGACGGTAAAAAGAAGCATCCCTGTCAAATCGAGTTTTCGCACGGTTTCGCCTATTCGCAGCTTTCTCTTCTTCTGCTCCTTCGGAAACAAAAATAGACCGAGAAAGAAACTAATCAAAATAAACGGCAGATTCACTAAAAAGATAGCTGGCCAGCCGCCAATGATCATCAAAAATCCGCCAAGCGTCGGTCCAAGGGCCGTCATCGCTGAAGCAAAAATGGATAATACCGCTAACGCAGAAGCCTGTCTTTCTTGAATATGATCCCGAATGAGTCCGACACCAGAAGGATAAATGGCACTGCTTCCAATCGCCTGTAACAGACGGATCACAATCAGCAACGCAAACGTTGGGGCAAACGGCGCGCAGATGGCTGAGACTGCGACAAGAACCAGACCGAATAAAAATAAGGTTCTCCGGCTCATCACATGATCCCCAATCCGGCCGCTCACCGGCTGCGTCACTGCACTGGCTAAATAAAAAGAAGAAATAAGCCAAGATACGGTCGTAAACGACAAACCGAATTCATGCTGAATTTGATGCAAGGCCAAAGAAATCATTGATGAATTCAGCGGATTCAACATCGTTCCAAAGGCAATAGAGGTTAAAAAAACTTTTCGATTGTCTTTCCATTTGTTCATACACTGGTCCTTCTTTCCGGCATGTTCTTTGCTCATCTTTCCATTATTATGAGATTCATTTCCCTTTTTTACCCTTATGAAATCGAGTTCTCTATCGGAAAAGATAGACATACATTCTAATAAGGGCGGCTGTTGGAAAAACACATATAAAATTGAGAATTAAAGGATCAAATAGGAAGATGCACACATAAGAAAACGCCTACTCTCTCTTAGGGAGAACGGCTGAAAAGGGGGAGAAGCTTATTATTAACAAAAGACGGTTTTGGGTCACAGCTCTTTTCTCGGTTGCAGTATTACTTCTGTCTTCGTGTAGTTCAAATGAAACAAATGGGAACGGAGATAAACGTAATTCTACAGCGAAAGGGTCGCCAATTTTGGAGGATGGAAATTTTATTTTTGCAGCATCAGGTGAATTTCATCCGTTTAGTTACATGGATGGAAATCAGATGTCCGGCTTTGATATCGACGTAGGGAATGCGATTAGTGACAAACTAGGTCTCGAACCGATACAGAAAAAATATAAATTCGCAGGCATTGTCGAAGGCGTGAAAGCAGGTAAATTTGATGCGGCAGTTGCAAGTCATACTATCAATGAGGAACGAAAAAAACACGTCCTTTTTTCTAAACCCTATTACTACTCTGGTCCGCAAATCTTCACAAGACCTGGAGCAGACATTCAACATGCTGATGACTTAAAAGACAAAGAAATTGCTGTATCAAAAGGATCGTCCTACGCTGTTATGGCAAAGGAACATAGCGGGCAAGAACCAAAATATTATGATAGTGATGTAGTCGCCTTAGAAGCACTAGCCAGCGGAAAACACGATGCAGTCGTAACAGACTTCGCCACAGGTGCAGAAGCGATGAGGAAAAAATTGAACATCGCAGCGCAGGAAAGACTCGGACAAAGTGAGCAAGCAATTGCTGTATCAAAAGAAAATAAACAGCTCATAGAAGAGATCAATGATGCGATTGATGCACTAAAAAAAGACGGAACATTAAAACAAATTAGCGAAAAGTACTTTGGTAAAGACATCACGGTCAAACAAGATTAAAACCACGATTGTGCGCCCTTTTTTATAGGCGCACTTTCTTCAAATGGAGATGATTGTTTTGCCTACCTTATCACACTTTTTTCAGACACTCATTAATTCTAGAGGCATTTTCTTAGAAGGAATGCTAATCACCTTACAGCTGACGGTGATCAGCATCTTCATCGGTATGTTCATCGGGCTCTTCTTTGCTTTATTGAAAATATCCCGCATAGCCGTTTTCGGTTATATCGCCAATGCTTATATCTTTCTTGTCCGAGGAACACCACTGATTGTTCAAATTTTCATCCTATATTTCGGTCTCACAGAATGGAATATACCCGACTTCTGGGCAGCATCCATTGCGCTCGCCTTTCATAATGGTGCCTATATAGCCGAAATATTTAGAGGAGCCATCCAATCCATCGATCAGGGGCAAAAAGAGGCGGGACGCTCTCTTGGCATGGGTCGTTTTTTAACAATGAGGCGCATCATTCTCCCCCAAGCGATGCGGCGTGCCCTTCCCCCTCTTGGCAACCAGTTCATTATCGGCTTAAAAGACTCATCACTCGCCGCCTTTATCAGTGTCAATGAACTATTTAACGTCGCCACCACGCAAGGTTCCAACAGCTTTGACAATATGACATATTTACTTGTTGCAGCCGTCTATTACTTAGTTCTTGTCCTACTGTTAACATTCGCTGTCCAAACCTTTGAGAAGAAATTATCAGCCAGTGACCAATAGGAGGAGAAGCATGACAGAATCAAAGGACATCATTCGTGTTGAAAAACTCAATAAATACTTTGGAGAGCTCCATGTTTTAAAGGATATTGATCTCACCGTTTATGAAAATGATGTGGTCGTCTTAATTGGCGCAAGCGGTTCTGGAAAAAGCACCTTGCTCCGCTGTATGAATTTTTTAGAAATAAAAAATGATGGAGACATCCTCATTGATGGCAATCCTGTTCATCCAAAGCGCGATCCATTAAACGAAATGAGACAAAAAATAGGGATGGTGTTTCAGCATTTTAATCTTTTCCCGCACAAAACTGTGCTTGAAAATATCATCGAAGCGCCTGTGATGGTGAAAAAAACAAAAAAAGCGCAAGCCATCGCTGAAGCCAGCGCCTTGTTAGAAAAAGTCGGACTTGCGGATAAAGCCAACGTATATCCTTCTAAGCTATCAGGCGGCCAAAAACAGCGTGTAGCCATAGCCAGATCTCTCGCTATGAAGCCTGATGTCATGTTATTTGACGAACCTACGTCTGCCCTTGATCCAGAGCTTGTAGGCGAGGTACTGCAAACGATGAAAAGTCTCGCAAAAGAAGGCATGACCATGGTCATTGTCACTCATGAAATGGGCTTTGCGAAAGAAGTTGCCGATCGTGTCGTCTATATGCACGAGGGCCGCATCGTCGAAGAAGGCGTCCCATCGGAATTGTTTGATTCTCCTAGAGAGGAACGAACAAAACTGTTTCTCAGCTCCATTTTATAGGTCAAAAGACCTTTGATTTTTAGTGCTTAACTGACGTTTTTGCTCATTTTTTACGAACTTTTCATCCATTTATATTGAACTTAACCAAAAACCATGTCAGATAAACTGACATATATATGTTATATATGACTTTTCTCTCTATAATAAAGAATTAAGAAAACAAATTAATTCTGAATGATTCGGGGGAATGCAGCATGCAAATGGGTGATACAGTATTTATGTTCTTCTGCGCACTACTCGTGTGGTTAATGACACCGGGTTTAGCCTTATTCTACGGAGGACTCGTGAGAAGTAAAAACGTGTTAAGCACAACCATGCACAGCTTAACATCACTAGCGATCGTTTCAATCGTATGGATCGTATTCGGTTATTCCCTGGCTTTTGCACCAGGCAATGCATGGATCGGAGGATTAGAATGGGTTGGCCTGAAAGGCGTAGGTTTTGAGCCTGGTTCCTATAGTGAGACCATTCCACATTCATTGTTCATGATGTTCCAAATGACCTTTGCCGTCTTAACAACAGCCATCATCTCAGGTGCATTCGCTGAACGGATTCGCTACGCAGCAGTCGTTGTATTTACACTCCTTTGGGTCACATTTGTATACGCTCCAGTCGCACACTGGGTATGGGGCGGCGGTTGGATTGGTGAGATGGGTGCGCTTGACTTCGCAGGCGGAAACGTGGTTCATATCTCTTCCGGTGTTGCCGGTCTTGTCGTTGCGATTGTGCTCGGAAAACGTAAAGACGCAGCAAGCTCTTCTCCGCATAATTTGATCTACACCCTTCTCGGCGGAGCTGTCATTTGGTTTGGCTGGTTTGGTTTTAACGTGGGAAGTGCTCTTACATTAGACAGCGTGGCCATGTTTGCCTTTATTAACACCAATACAGCTGCGGCTGCAGGAATTATCGGCTGGCTGTTAGTAGAGTGGATGATCAACAAAAAACCGACCATGCTCGGCGCGATCTCTGGAGCTATCGCAGGTCTTGTCGCCATTACACCCGCCGCAGGCTTTGTTACACCGTTTACTTCTATTATAATAGGAATCATTGGCGGGATCGTCTGTTTCTGGGGAGTCTTTTCACTTAAAGCCAAATTTGGCTATGATGATGCACTGGACGCATTCGGCCTTCACGGAATTGGCGGTACTTGGGGAGGAATTGCAACAGGACTTTTCGCCACAACCTCTGTCAATGACGGTGGAGCCAATGGTTTATTTTACGGAGATCCCGGCTTACTTTGGAAACAAGTGGTCGCTATTGCTGCCACGTACGTTTTTGTTGCCGTTGTGACATACGTGATCATCAAAGTGGTCAATGTCTTCTTCAACATTCGTGCAAACGAGGAAGAAGAATCAGTGGGACTTGATTTAACCATGCACGGTGAAAAAGCTTATCAAGATTAAAGAAAAAGGGGTGTCTCTATGAGCAAAATGTATAAAGTGGAGATTGTCACACGTCCAGCTAATTTTGAAACATTAAAGGTGGAGCTTGGAAAGATTGGTGTCACCTCGATTACCTTTTCAAATGTACACGGCTGCGGCTTACAAAAGGGACATACAGAACTATACCGCGGCGTCAAAAAAGAAAGCAACGTGTACGAACGATTAAAGATCGAAATCGTCCTGAGCAAAGTACCTGTCGAACAGGTCATTGAAACAGCTCAAAAGGTACTTCGTACAGGCGAACCAGGGGATGGGAAAATATTTATATATGAGATAGAGAATACAATCAACATTCGGACAGGTGAAGAAGGACCTGCCGCCCTATAGTTCATCCTCCGCCACTCTCGGCGGAGGATCTTTTTAAGCAGAAAAAAACCTCTGCATATTCACATACACAGAGGACCTTGCAGGACATTAAGATTGTTTTGTTTCATCTGACTGACTGCTATCTTTGGAGGAATCAGAAGACTTTTCTTGATCAGAGGATTTCCCCTTCTCATCAGTCTTTTCTTCAGATTTTTCTCCAGCTGGCTCTTTGGCTTTATCTTCAGCAGCAGGTTCCTTCGTTTTTTCCTCAGTCTTCGGCTGAGCAGGTTCTTTTGCTTGTTCCGTCACTTCTTGCGCTGCTTTTTCAATCGTAGAAACAGGCTTGTCAATGAAGCTAAGCGGATTAAGCGCTAAACCTTCCATACGAATTTCAAAATGCACATGGTTGCCGCTTTCAGCACCATATAGATTTTTACCAGAAGCACCAATGACATCATTCTGCTTTACTTCATCGCCTTCTTTGACACTTACTTGTGACAACGATTGATAAACAGTTGATAATCCATCTTCATGTTCAATTTCAACAACGTGACCGAGAACTGGATCTTTTTTCGCTTGAACCACTGTTCCACTAAGAGCAGCTGTGACATCAAACACTTTGCCATCTTTATCTGCAAGATCAATACCTTTGCTCAAGGTATAGGTGTTATTATAGTTTACAAGTGCTGCTTCTTTTTCTTTTTGATCAGCATCTGCTTCATAGAACTTTTTCACAACAGAAACATTATCAGAATTCTGGACCGGCATTGCAACATTTTCAATTGGCTTTCCAACTTCAACGGCATCATCGCGCTGTTCTTGCCCTGTTTGATTTCCATCAGATAGTTGGTCTTTCACATCTTTTGATACAGCCTGATACCAAAGAACGGCTGTTAACACGACCGCTGCGCTGACCAGGTAAATTGCAGGGAATACCCAGCGCTTACGGAAAAATTGCTGAACTTTTGTGATTTTGGAAGTACGTTTCTTTTCTTCCTCTCTCATTTTTCATCACCTCAGCAACATTCTGAACACTTTTCAAAAAATATATACACACGAAATCATTTTTCTTTTTATTTTGCGCAATCGCATCAATAATATGTATGATAAAAGAAAAAAGATGGAGGACTTAATGTGAAAACGTTCAACCGCATAGCAACAGAAGATGACCTCAAAGCGATCGTTGATATCTACAATTCAACCATTGCTTCAAGAGAAGTGACCGCTGATACAGAACCAGTTTCTGTCGAGGACCGACGGCAATGGTTTTTGAATCATTCCGAGAGAAGACCTCTCTATGTGAAAACAGATGAAGATGGAAATATCTACGGCTGGCTGAGCTTTGAAACGTTCTACGGAAGACCTGCATACAACGGGACCGTTGAAATAAGTATCTATTTGAACCAAGACGAGCGAGGAAAAGGCTTAGGCTCACTTTTCTTACAAGAAGCCATTGAATTAGCACCCTCATTAGGCATTCGAACGTTACTTGCTTTTATTTTCGGGCACAACGAAGCCAGCATTCGTCTATTTAAAAAGCACGGCTTTGAGACATGGGGCCACCTGCCACGCATCGCAGAAATGGACGGCAGCAGATACGATTTAGATATCCTAGGAAAAGAATTATAAAACGGGCGTCTCCCTGATAAAGAGACGCTTTTTTATGACGCATGTAACAGCTGTTCAAACTGTTTCGCATTTTGAAGAGATTTTCTTGCAGAATGATACCATGTTCATCAATGAGAATCGCTTGTGGAACAACCGTTACCCCGTACAGTTCCCTGATTTGTGAAGAACGAGTCGAGTATACTCAGCATGGGACGGCAGCAATTCAAGGATCGGCGTATCATCCGCAATCAGAATTTGAATACTACAGACACTAGCCAAAGGCATAGAACCAACGATCACTTGGATTAACAAGGTTCATCTATAAATAGTGAAGTGAAGATAGAAACATGCTAAATAATCAACATTCACTCTTCCTAAAGCACTACTTACTCAAGTATGATAAAGAGTGAAGACATAAAGGAGTGAACACCATTGCAACAAACTGAGAAAATCATTCAATCTCTTCATTCAATCGTAAAGTGGGGAAAGGTTGGTAGCATCTTTCTCTATATTTCAGGCGGTCTGGCAATTCTTATTGGTTTTTGGCTTGTTCTTCCTGCAGCCCTAGGCGTCTTCCTCATTATGATAGGAATCCATGTACAAAAATCTGTAAAAGCAGCTGAACACTTGATTCAGGCTCCTGATACTTCCTACGAAGAATTATTAGAACAATACGCTAAGATGATGAAAATGCAGACACTGTTTGCCATTTCAAGTTTTGCCGCAGTTATTCTTTCATTCATTGCCATCGTTTTGATGCTTATACTAGGCGGGTTAGCCTTCCTCCAAGAAGTTCCTTATGATGTCCAGCAGTACGAAGGTGATTACGAACAAGAACTCGGTGACTTTTATTAATGGAGAGGGGTATCAATGGACGTTCGATACCCCTTTTGTTTTTATCATTTGGCTTGAATCATGCTCCTATGCTTGACATTCACTCCTGTTCATTTTAAAATACAAATCGTAACTATTACGAATTAAGAGAGGAGCCTATTACTTATGCGCGTGAAAATTACGCTTGCCTGTACTGAAACAGGTGATAGAAACTACATCACAACAAAAAATAAAAGAACGAATCCTGACCGATTGGAGTTAAAAAAATATTCTCCTCGATTAAAGAAATATACCCTTCATAGAGAAACAAAATAAATTTTTAGATTATAAATCGTAATTATTACTTTTTAAGTGAGGCGGATAACAAAATGACCGATTTCAAAAAGGACAAAAACAAATGAATACACGTATACCTGTTACAGTATTAAGCGGCTTTTTAGGAGCAGGAAAAACAACGGTATTAAATCATGTACTTCAAAATCGCAAAGGATTAAAAGTCGCTGTGATTGTCAATGACATGAGCGAAATTAATATTGATGCAGAATTAGTCAAACAAGGCGGAGAGCTTTCTCGATCACATGAGAAACTAGTTGAATTATCTAACGGTTGTATTTGCTGCACATTGAGAGAAGACTTGTTAATCGAAGTAGAACGCCTTTGTAAGGCGGGTAATATCGATTATATTGTCATTGAATCAACCGGTATTAGTGAACCAATTCCCATCGCTCAAACGTTTTCTTATATTGATGAAGAAATGGGCATAGATCTGACCCGCTTTTGCCGTCTAGATACGATGGTCACAGTAGTAGATGCAAATCGTTTCTGGACTGATTTCCAGTCAGGAGAGAGTTTATTAGATCGTAAAGAAGCGGTTTCTGATGACGATGAACGAGAAATTTCAGATTTACTCATTGATCAAATTGAATTTTGTGACGTGCTCATTATCAATAAATGTGATCTAGTATCACCCACAGAATTAGGTCGACTTGAGCATGTGCTGAACAAACTACAACCAGAAGCATCTATCATCAGAACCTCAAAAGGTAAAGTACAGCCAGATGACATTTTGAATACTGGTTTATTCGACTTTGAAAAATCAAGTGCTTCTGCTGGATGGATCAAAGAGATCAACGCAGGACATGCTGAGCATACGCCGGAAACAGAGGAATACCAAATTTCGTCCTTTGTTTACGAAAGAAGACTCCCTTTTCATACCGGCAGGCTGAATAATTGGTTAGATCAAATGCCCGAGCAGATCGTTCGTGCAAAAGGTTTTACTTGGCTTGCCACACATCATGATTTAACCATTTTAATTTCACAAGCTGGGAAATCTGTTGCGATTGAACCAATTGCATACTGGATTGCTGCTTTGCCCGAACAAGAAAAAGCACGGATATTAAATCAGGAACCAGAGCTTCTAGATGAGTGGGACGCAGAGTTTGGTGATCGCCATACAAAACTTGTGTTTATCGGTGTGGATTTGCCTAAAGCAGAAATTATTCGCACTCTTGATCAATGCTTGCTCACACCTGAGGAATTTGATCAAGATTGGACTACGTTTGAAGACCCCTTTCAATGGAACATACAAAATGAAACGAGGAGGGTTTTAAATGGCAAAGAAATCTAAGATTGCTAAAGAAAAAAAACGACAGCAACTTGTATTGAAATATGCAAAATTAAGGAAAGAGTTAAAAGAAAAAGGTGACTATGAAGCTATACGGAAATTACCTAGAGACTCTTCCCCTACCCGCTTAAAAAACCGCTGTGAATTAACGGGCCGTCCCAGAGGTTATTTACGAAAATTCAAAATGTCTAGGATTGCTTTTCGTGAGCTTGCTTATAAGGGTCATATCCCCGGAGTGAAAAAATCAAGCTGGTAAAGAATGATTTGATCTTATCACAGCACTCGTAAGAGTAAAGCCGCACACAATGATGAAAAATGTATTTTCCAATCTTATTCTCATTTTTTGAGGTGCAAAATAGCAATTTAAAAACCAGCAGAAATTCTGCTGGTTTTTTAGAATGACTGAGTTCATAAGATAAAATGACCTGTCTTCAAAAAAGGATT contains the following coding sequences:
- the rpmG gene encoding 50S ribosomal protein L33, producing MRVKITLACTETGDRNYITTKNKRTNPDRLELKKYSPRLKKYTLHRETK
- a CDS encoding P-II family nitrogen regulator, with product MSKMYKVEIVTRPANFETLKVELGKIGVTSITFSNVHGCGLQKGHTELYRGVKKESNVYERLKIEIVLSKVPVEQVIETAQKVLRTGEPGDGKIFIYEIENTINIRTGEEGPAAL
- a CDS encoding undecaprenyl-diphosphatase, translating into MNYELFKVIHGMAHHSEFLDQAMIFITKKAILVYALVLLICWFLGNHNFKKHVFFSGVTGIAALIVNFAITLFHYEERPFVAHKVDTLIPHSADASFPSDHTTGALALSLAIRSRNKKLGNILLVFGLLTGFSRIWVGHHYPFDVLGSLVVSIVVVFIMNKLWKFLDSPIDRIVTFYETIVGEILRRKTKDQGSDLSNS
- a CDS encoding amino acid ABC transporter permease, whose product is MEMIVLPTLSHFFQTLINSRGIFLEGMLITLQLTVISIFIGMFIGLFFALLKISRIAVFGYIANAYIFLVRGTPLIVQIFILYFGLTEWNIPDFWAASIALAFHNGAYIAEIFRGAIQSIDQGQKEAGRSLGMGRFLTMRRIILPQAMRRALPPLGNQFIIGLKDSSLAAFISVNELFNVATTQGSNSFDNMTYLLVAAVYYLVLVLLLTFAVQTFEKKLSASDQ
- a CDS encoding GTP-binding protein: MNTRIPVTVLSGFLGAGKTTVLNHVLQNRKGLKVAVIVNDMSEINIDAELVKQGGELSRSHEKLVELSNGCICCTLREDLLIEVERLCKAGNIDYIVIESTGISEPIPIAQTFSYIDEEMGIDLTRFCRLDTMVTVVDANRFWTDFQSGESLLDRKEAVSDDDEREISDLLIDQIEFCDVLIINKCDLVSPTELGRLEHVLNKLQPEASIIRTSKGKVQPDDILNTGLFDFEKSSASAGWIKEINAGHAEHTPETEEYQISSFVYERRLPFHTGRLNNWLDQMPEQIVRAKGFTWLATHHDLTILISQAGKSVAIEPIAYWIAALPEQEKARILNQEPELLDEWDAEFGDRHTKLVFIGVDLPKAEIIRTLDQCLLTPEEFDQDWTTFEDPFQWNIQNETRRVLNGKEI
- the rpsN gene encoding 30S ribosomal protein S14: MAKKSKIAKEKKRQQLVLKYAKLRKELKEKGDYEAIRKLPRDSSPTRLKNRCELTGRPRGYLRKFKMSRIAFRELAYKGHIPGVKKSSW
- a CDS encoding MFS transporter, with protein sequence MNKWKDNRKVFLTSIAFGTMLNPLNSSMISLALHQIQHEFGLSFTTVSWLISSFYLASAVTQPVSGRIGDHVMSRRTLFLFGLVLVAVSAICAPFAPTFALLIVIRLLQAIGSSAIYPSGVGLIRDHIQERQASALAVLSIFASAMTALGPTLGGFLMIIGGWPAIFLVNLPFILISFFLGLFLFPKEQKKRKLRIGETVRKLDLTGMLLFTVCIVLLLSFLLSLSDSIQYVQGILCLLSAGTFIWWEHQVDEPFIQIRMFREEQRLSLVYVQFIILNIFFYCLFFGLPSYFQDELGWRVEMTGLFMLCMSGVSMIVSPLTGKWVDCGDEHHPVLASAVLMLAGASAMTFFFIPAPLWGKGLVLALLGLSYGIGNVALQAAMLKASPQQMIGTSSGLFQTCRYLGSILSSAVLGMLFGDEIAGSHFVQLGWTLIIISLIGIGVSLYFSSMVRGRQTIKKAAG
- a CDS encoding ammonium transporter yields the protein MQMGDTVFMFFCALLVWLMTPGLALFYGGLVRSKNVLSTTMHSLTSLAIVSIVWIVFGYSLAFAPGNAWIGGLEWVGLKGVGFEPGSYSETIPHSLFMMFQMTFAVLTTAIISGAFAERIRYAAVVVFTLLWVTFVYAPVAHWVWGGGWIGEMGALDFAGGNVVHISSGVAGLVVAIVLGKRKDAASSSPHNLIYTLLGGAVIWFGWFGFNVGSALTLDSVAMFAFINTNTAAAAGIIGWLLVEWMINKKPTMLGAISGAIAGLVAITPAAGFVTPFTSIIIGIIGGIVCFWGVFSLKAKFGYDDALDAFGLHGIGGTWGGIATGLFATTSVNDGGANGLFYGDPGLLWKQVVAIAATYVFVAVVTYVIIKVVNVFFNIRANEEEESVGLDLTMHGEKAYQD
- a CDS encoding GNAT family N-acetyltransferase, which gives rise to MKTFNRIATEDDLKAIVDIYNSTIASREVTADTEPVSVEDRRQWFLNHSERRPLYVKTDEDGNIYGWLSFETFYGRPAYNGTVEISIYLNQDERGKGLGSLFLQEAIELAPSLGIRTLLAFIFGHNEASIRLFKKHGFETWGHLPRIAEMDGSRYDLDILGKEL
- a CDS encoding peptidoglycan DD-metalloendopeptidase family protein translates to MREEEKKRTSKITKVQQFFRKRWVFPAIYLVSAAVVLTAVLWYQAVSKDVKDQLSDGNQTGQEQRDDAVEVGKPIENVAMPVQNSDNVSVVKKFYEADADQKEKEAALVNYNNTYTLSKGIDLADKDGKVFDVTAALSGTVVQAKKDPVLGHVVEIEHEDGLSTVYQSLSQVSVKEGDEVKQNDVIGASGKNLYGAESGNHVHFEIRMEGLALNPLSFIDKPVSTIEKAAQEVTEQAKEPAQPKTEEKTKEPAAEDKAKEPAGEKSEEKTDEKGKSSDQEKSSDSSKDSSQSDETKQS
- a CDS encoding transporter substrate-binding domain-containing protein, which codes for MINKRRFWVTALFSVAVLLLSSCSSNETNGNGDKRNSTAKGSPILEDGNFIFAASGEFHPFSYMDGNQMSGFDIDVGNAISDKLGLEPIQKKYKFAGIVEGVKAGKFDAAVASHTINEERKKHVLFSKPYYYSGPQIFTRPGADIQHADDLKDKEIAVSKGSSYAVMAKEHSGQEPKYYDSDVVALEALASGKHDAVVTDFATGAEAMRKKLNIAAQERLGQSEQAIAVSKENKQLIEEINDAIDALKKDGTLKQISEKYFGKDITVKQD
- a CDS encoding amino acid ABC transporter ATP-binding protein; the encoded protein is MIRVEKLNKYFGELHVLKDIDLTVYENDVVVLIGASGSGKSTLLRCMNFLEIKNDGDILIDGNPVHPKRDPLNEMRQKIGMVFQHFNLFPHKTVLENIIEAPVMVKKTKKAQAIAEASALLEKVGLADKANVYPSKLSGGQKQRVAIARSLAMKPDVMLFDEPTSALDPELVGEVLQTMKSLAKEGMTMVIVTHEMGFAKEVADRVVYMHEGRIVEEGVPSELFDSPREERTKLFLSSIL